From the genome of Clostridia bacterium:
TACTTACATATGACGCTAAGCCGGTAAACGCCGTTTTCCACAGCGCGTCATATGGGCGCACGGAAAACTCACGCGACGTCTGGGGCGGCGACCTGCCTTATCTTAAAAGCGTGGAGTCGCCGCTGGGCGAGGCCGCCGAAGGGCAAATAACGAGAGTAGTTCTGAGTGCCGATGAATTTAAGGCACAGTTTTGCGAGGCTTATCCTGAGGCCGTTTTCGGGGACGACGCGTCCGAATGGGTGAACCATGTTGTAAGGAGCGAGGGCGGCAGTGTGCTTTCGGTAAGTATAGGCGGCGTAACGCTCAGAGGCAACGAGGTGCGCGCCTTGTTTTCGCTTAAAAGCGCGAACTTTATCGTGACGGTGGGCGAGAATGTATGCTTTGAGGTGTATGGTTCGGGACACGGCGTAGGCATGAGCCAGTACGGCGCGAACGCGCTTGCAAAGGACGGATACGACTACCGCGCGATACTTGCGCATTATTATACAGATACGCAAATATCGCAATGGGAGTAAATTTTTGATTTTTGCTTGACTTTTTAAAAACATGTGGTATCATATGTATAAGTCATATGAATGGGGCACACCACCGCGGGTGTGAACTTTCGTATGACTTTTTTTGTTAAATAAGAAAAACAATATTACTCGGAGGTATATATCATGTCCAAGACGAGAAAGCTTGCGATGTCGGGCATACTTATTGCGGTGGGCGTAGTCTGCGCTCCGTTTTCGATACCTATCGGCGCGGCGCGCTGCCTTCCCGTGCAGCATATGATAAACGTGCTGGCAGCAGTTATCTTAGGCCCCGGATATGCTGTGGGAATGGCGTTTATAACTTCTCTTATACGCGTTGCCACAGGCACGGGCACACTTTTGGCGTTTCCGGGCAGCATGGTCGGCGCGCTTTGTGCGGGACTTATGTATAAATACGGGAAAAAGCTGGGCTTTGCCTTCGTGGGCGAGGTCGTCGGCACGGGAATTTTGGGCGCGATCCTCGCATATCCCGTGGCTACGCTTCTTATGGGACGTGAGGCTGCGCTTTTAGGATTTGTTGTACCCTTCCTTGTAAGCACGATAGGCGGATCGATAATCGCAACTATAATAATTCTTGCTCTGGAAAAGACGGGGCTTATGAAGAAGCTTAAAAGCTGATGATGAATAAATGCGCCTCCCACGGTAAATGATACCGTGGGAGGTGTTTTTATATGAACGATAACAGAGATAATGACGGATCCTCAAGGAAGTATGGACTGCATCAGGCGGGATTTTACGCTGTTTTGCTCGTTTTGGTGGCGGCAGTATGCATAACGGCGCTTGTATTGCAGCAAAACGAGCGTTCCAAAGAGGCGCTGCCCGATCCTTCGGAAGTGACGCTTGACGCAGAGGGCAGTCTGCCCGGCTTGCCTAAAGCCGAAGAAGCAGTCGGGCTGAATGAAGCTTCAAGAGAAAACGAAGCCGCGTTAAAACACGATGATGAAAAACCCGGGGCCGAAATAAGAGCGCGTTCGGATGAAAATGATCGAGCGGAGAACGCTGACAAGGAGAGCATACCGACTTTTGGGATCATTACGGCAAATCAGTATTCGCGTCCCGTTGCGGGCGCGCTGATATGGGGGTATTCTAAAGATGAACTGGTGTATTCAAACACTTTTGATGACTGGCGCGTACACACGGGCGCAGATTATAAGGCTTCTCCCGGCGAGGCGGTGAGGGCAATAGCCGACGGCACGGTAAAGAGCGTTTACAGCGACGAAATGTGGGGCAAATGCATAAGCGTTTCGCATGAGGGCGGGCTTGTGTCATACTACTGCGGCCTTGCGCCCGAGGTCGGTGTAAAAGAAGGGGCGCGTGTAAAAGCCGGAGATACGCTTGGCGCGGCGGGAACGAGCGCTGCGGCAGAGGCGGCAGAAGAGCCGCATGTGCATTTGGAGGTCACTAAGGACAATAAACGGATAGACCCGGAATCACTGTTTGCGCCGCTTGAATAAAATGAGTCTGCCGCGTGCGGCAAGGCGGGTGAGGCGAAGAAAAGCGGGATCAATAAAGCGGCGTTATGTGATATTGGCATAGATGAGCTTTTTGATTTATTATCTTCATTAAAAGAAAAAGACGCAAAGGCTATTGCCCTTGCGTCTTTTATAATATCAGAGTTGATTATTTTGCAAGTTCCTTTAAAGCTGCGAGGTAGTCTTCCTTGAAGGGATAGAGATACTTCGGGCCGGTGTCGCCGAATGCGGACGGAGCGTTGTGAGCGCCGACACGCTTTACGGGCTTCTTTAAGGACTCGAGGCAGTTCTCTGCGATAAGAGCGGAGAGGCACTGCATCATGGAGTTTCTCTCAGGAGCTTCCGTTACGAGAAGAACCTTACCGGTCTTCTTTACGGACTCGAATATCGGAGCCGTATCGAACGGAACGAGCATTACGGTGTTGAGGATCTCAACGGAGAGGCCGGTCTCCTTCTCGAACTCTTCAACAGCTGCGGTAGCGTTTACGAGTGCGGAATGATAACCGATAAGGGTGATGTCCTTACCTTCCTTCATCTTGAGAGTACCCTGCTCAAGAGTCGGAACCGGAAGATCGTCCGGTACTTCGCCCATAAGACCTAACTGGCTCTTATCGAAGTAGAAGCATACCGGGTCGTCGTCGCGAACTGAAGCCTGCAGATAAGCCTGAACCTCTGCGGGATAAGTCGGAGCGCATACCTTAAGACCGGGAACGTTTGCGAACCAAGCCTCGTTGTTCTGGGTATGCGTGCAGCCGCTCTTACCTTTACCTATCGGGAGAAGGTAAGTAACGGGGCAGGAGAACTGACCGCCGGTGTTGTATCTCTGCTTTGCAGCGATGTTAGCGATACCCTCGTAACCGTAGGTTGCGAAGTCACCGAACATGAACTCAACGATGGGTCTGAAGCCTGCCATTGCAGCGCCGATTGCGAAAGTGGTGTACATGGTCTCAGCAAGAGGCATGTCAAGGACTCTGTCCTTACCGTACTTCTTGTCGAAGCCTACGAAGTAACCGTATGCACTGCCTGCGGAAGCAGCAAGACCAAGAAGGATAACCTTCTCATCTGCATCAAACGACTTGGTTAAACCAGCGTTTATAGCTCTAATTAACGGAATAGTAGCCATTAGATTGCACCTCCTGCTTTATTCGACCAAACAGCAGAGAAGGCAAGAGCCTGCTCTCTCGTAGGATCGGGCTGCTTGAAGCCTTCCTCGAAAGCGGCAACCATAATGTCGTCCTGCTCTTTAGCTATCTTCTGAAGACCTGCGTCGTCTATGATACCCATTTCCTTGATAACCTTCTCGTATCTTGCAACCGGATCAAGATCAGCAAGCTTCTCTCTATACTTGGGATCTCTGTAACCCTGCGGGTCGCCGACGAAGTGACCTTCGAATCTGGTGCACTTAACTTCGAGTACGTTCGGCTGGCCCTTAGCTGCGAGGTCAATAGCCTCAATAAGAGCTTCTGCAACTGCAACGGGGTCGATACCGTCAACGGTAACGCCTCTCATGCCGCAGCCCTGTGCGCGGAGCGCAAGGTCTTCAACCGGATACTCTTTTTCAGCGGAGCTCTGCATAGCAAAGCCGTTGTTCTCGATAAAGAATACAACGGGGAGCTTGTAGATAGCAGCCACGTTCATAGCCTCGTAGGTTACGCCCTCGGAAGTAGCGCCGTCACCGTAGATAGCGATAACAACTTCAGGATTGCCCTGTGCTCTTCTTGCCCAAGCATAACCAACTGCCCACGGCCATGCGCCGCCGAGGATACCCTGTGCGGGAAGGAAGCCAACGTCGAGCTTCATTACGTGATACTCGCCTGCGAGGCCCTTGCAGGGACCGGTCTGCTTGCAGAGCATCTCGTTGATGAAGTTCTGAAGACCCATTCTCTTGGAGTTAGCGGGCTGGTCTCTGTGAGTACCAACTGCTGCGGTCTTGTGAGGAGTGTACTTAGCAGCCATGATAAGACCTGCCTGTACGCCTTCCTGGCCATAGGGGGAGTGGATAGCACCGGCTATTTTACCGGCCTTGATGTAGTAAATTATTCTCTCACCGAAAGCTCTCGCGTATCTTAAATACTCGTAAATTTCGATGTATTGCTCATTAGTAAAGCTCATTTACTCTTGCACCTCCATCTTAATTTTTGATTATTGTTATTTAACGGCATAAGCTGCGCAAAAGGCGTGCGCCTTTTGCGCTTTTTATCAGTACGCTGACGGCTAGCCGTTTAGCCGCTGAAATTATTCGATTTCAGCAAGAAGATCTCCGTTAGCAGCGGTTTCACCAACCTGCTTGTAGATCTTGGTGAGCGTACCGGATACGGGAGCCTCGATCTCCTGGGTCAGCTTCTCGGAAGAAAGCTCATATAAGGGCTCGCCCTCCTTAACAGCATCGCCTACGTTCTTGAACCACTTCTCGATGGTAACGTCGAGATTGGTCTGTCCCAGCGTGGGAACGATTACCTGAGTCATTGTCGATTGCACCTCCTTCTCATAACACAATATTATACCTTAATGATACATTATCGTTCCGTTCTTTCCAATAGGAAATAAGTATGATATTTATTTTTTAAAACTATTTAAAAAAGCTTATAAAAACTCAAAAATCCATGCGGACATTTCGGAGGCGGGCTTGCTTTTTGGGCAAAAAATACAGTGACTGCGCGCATATTGGGCAGGCTTCGCTTGTTTTTTATTATAGCATACTATCCGCATAAGAAAAAATGAGTATAAAACGTAAAAAATATAAGTTCGCATTAAAAAAACGCGCAAAAGCGCGTTTTTTTAATACTAAAGTATTACTAATTATTTTACCTCGACAGTCCAATTAAAGCGGTCGGCTATTTTGCCCGTCTGAATGCCGGTTATTTCATTGTAGAGCATCTGAGCTACGGGACCTATCTTGAAATCGTTTATAACCATCTTATTGCCCTCGTAATTTATCTCGCCGACGGGGGAGATAACGGCAGCCGTGCCGGTGCCGAACGCCTCTTCGAGCTTGCCGTTCTTATGAGCCTCCGTAAGCTCCTGTACGCTTACTCTGCGCTCCTCAACGGTATAGCCCTTGTCGCGCAGCACGTTTATAACGGAATCTCTCGTAACGCCCGGAAGCACGCTGCCCTCAAGGAAGGGGGTAACTACCTTGCCGTCTATCTTGAAGAATACGTTCATCGTGCCTACCTCGTCGATGTACTTGCGCTCAACGCCGTCGAGCCACAGTACCTGAGTATAGCCAAGATCGTGCGCTTTTACCTGCGACTTTATCGAAGCGGCGTAATTCGCGCCCGCCTTTGTAAAGCCCAGACCGCCGCGAACGGCGCGCACATACTCCGTCTCTATGTATATCTTAACGGGATTTATGCCTTCCGGATAATATGCGCCGACAGGTGAAAGGATTATTGCGAACAGATATGTGTCTGAGGGCTTAACGCCGATGAACGGGTCGGTGGCGATCATAAAGGGCCTGATGTAAAGCGAGGTCTCGTCGCCTTCGGGGATCCAATCCTTTTCCACCTTTATGAGCTCCAAAAGCGCCTGCAGGAAATCGTCCTCGGGCACTGCGGGCATACATAAGCGGTCGAGCGAACGGTTCATACGAGAGATGTTTTTGTCCGGTCTGAAAAGAAGCACCTTGCCGTCCTTCGTTTTATACGTCTTCATACCTTCGAATACTTCCTGAGCATAGTGGAATACCATAGAGGAAGGATCTAAAGAAAGGGGACCGTAGGGAACGATACGTGCATCGTGCCAGCCTTCCTTGGAAGAATAATTCATAAGAAACATGTGGTCCGAGAATAATCTTCCGAATCCGAGAGAATGCGGGTCCGGCTTCGGCTTGGGAGCCTTCGTTTTTTCGATCCTGATATCAAGTGACATAAAAATTCCTCCGTCCTGCTTTTAATATATATTTTCAGCATATATAAGCTTAAAAATTCTATTTTTTATTTTATACCAACGTTTAAAAAAATGCAACAAAACGCGCTATTTTTTCGTCGAAAGTTGAAGTTTTAAAAAAAATATGAGATAATTTAAAAGTATAAATACATAATAAGTTAAGAGATGAGACGGTGAACAATGAATAAGAAACGCCACATCGCGCTGTTTGCGCTTGCGGTTTTCGCGCTTTCATGCGCCCTGTCTTCGGGCGGCGCGTTTGCGGTCATGGATATTTCGCTGGGAATAAATGATTCGCTCGTCGATCCGCCCAGGGGCATACGCCCCGTTTTTGCGGGCAACGTGTGCTATGTGCCGATAGAGGTCTTTACGGGCAATTTTGCGCTTTCATACAGCTACGACGGCGTATCGAAGACTCTTTCGGTATCGGGAGGGCGTCATTCGCTGACGTTCAATATGATCCAGAATATAGCCACGGATGAAAACTACGAAGTATATTATGTTACGTGTTACTATGAGAATTCGACCTTTATGGTGCCGGCGCGCGTGATGTGCGAAGTGTTCGGCTTAAGATACAGCTTTCTTTCATCAATAAATACGGTGAGGATATCCCTTCGCGCAGCAGCTTTGAGCGACCGTGAGTTTACGGAAAAATATAAGGCCGAGCTCCTTCCCAAGGAGCCGGAAGCCCTGCCGCAGACGCAGACGGATACGTCCGCGGCGCAAAGTCCTCCCCCTGCGGTCGAGGACGAGCCGAAGGAAGACGAGACGCCGGACGTTTATCTTATGTTCGCTTCGCCGCAGCATGAAAGCCTACCCGTGATACTGGACGCGCTCGACGCCGCAGGCGCGCGCGCCACGTTCTTCCTTTCGGAGGAGTATCTTAAAAGCGATCCCGAAAGCGCGGCGCGCATACTTGCTTCGGGAAACGAGCTAGGAATAGACCTTTCGGGCGAGGATGTGTCAGACGCTTCGGCGCTTGCGGCGAAAGCGGAGGATACGGCCGAGGTCATGGCGCTTATTTATAAGGCCTGTGTAAACTCCGTGTATCTTTCTGCGGCGCAGTATGATGCGCTTTCTGCAGACGCCGCCGCAGCTTTAAACGATGCGGGCTTTAAGATCTGGCGTGCCCGCGTGACTGCGGGCTTAAGCCTGTCGTCGGTAACGGACAGGCTAAAGGGTACGGCGCGCACATCCGTACTTTTAAAGGATGAAAGCCTTATTTCGGGCATATCGGGATTTGTTGCGGAGAAGGACGCCGCATTTATAACAATAAAGCTCACATCAAGACCGTAGAATAAGTACAGGAGGTGCTTTTATGATGAAGGTAACGAGAGCTGAGATGAAAAGGAACGCGAAGGCCTCGCTGAAAGGGCGCTGGGGCCTTGCGATAGGGGTCACGGTATTATTCACTGCTATAATCCTCATTTTGAGCTGGATAGTGCAGATGCCGTTTAAGGAAGAGCTTGACCTCTACACATACTATATGCTTAACGGGATAGAGTTTGAGCCGGACCCCGCCGTTATGAGCGGATATTACATCCTCACTATAATTATGGACATAGTGATATCGCCCATAGTTATCGGCGTGATGGTCGTGTTCATGCGCATTTCACGCGGGCAGGAGGCGCGCGTGGGCGATATGTTCACTCCGATAAGCAGGTTTTTAAAGATAGCGGGACTTTTCCTTTTGGTATTTATTAAAACGTTTTTATGGACGCTTTTATTTATAATCCCCGGCATAATTGCGGCGTACAGATACTCGATGGCGTTTTATATCATGGCGGAAAACCCTGATATAGGAATAGTGGAAGCCATTGAACGCTCCAAAGTCATGATGAAGGGCAACAAATGGCGCCTTTTCGTGCTGCAGCTCAGCTTTATAGGCTGGATGCTTCTCGCGCCGTTCACCTTCGGTATACTGCTTTTGTGGCTCTTACCGTATATGGAGACGACGTTCATGAACTTCTACAATGCGCTTATTTTGGAGCAGAGCGCGCGCATCGATATAGGAACGCCGAACGCCGAAGGTCAGTCGTTCGGCGGCGGACAGAATGAAAACAGGGGATATGACGAAACGGACCGCTATGACAGAGACGGCGACCGGGGCGACAAGTATTCGGAATCTGAAGATGCGGACGACAAAAACGACTGGTAAAGCATTTTTGGTCTGAAAGGAGAGGGACTATGGATCATATGAAAAAATATAATACGTGGCTTGCATCCGTAAAAGACGAGGCGATCCTTAAAGAGCTGCGTATGATGGCAAAAGACGACGGGGAGATAAGTCAGAGATTCGGGCGCAGTCTTCAGTTTGGCACGGCGGGACTTCGAGGCATAATGGGAGCCGGCACTTCGCGCATGAATATATATACCGTAGGTCACGCAACGCAGGCAATGGCAAGGCTTATAATGTCAAACGGCAGCGAGGCCATGGCGCGCGGCGTGTGCATAGCTTACGACAGCCGCAGACACTCGGAAGAATTTGCGCGTCATGCCGCCTGCGTACTTGCGGCAAACGGCGTAAAGACTTATATTTTCGAGTCGCTCCGCCCAACGCCGGAGCTTTCGTTCGCAGTGAGATACAAAAACGCGATAGCAGGTATAAATATAACTGCAAGCCATAATCCGAAGGAGTACAACGGATATAAGGCTTACTGGGAAGACGGCGCACAGATGTCGCTTGAAAATTCGAAAAAAGTATCGGACATAATGGAAGCGACAGACATTTTTTCGGATGTCAGAGCTGTCGATTTTGATACGGCTCTCGGCAAAGGGATAATAGAGCTTTTGGGTCGTGAAACAGACGAGGCGTATCTTAAGTGCGTTCTTTCGGAGGCCGTGGATATTACAGATGTTGAAAAAGCCGAGCTCAAAGTAGTATATACGCCGTTTCACGGCGCGGGGTATAAGCTCGTGCCCGAGGTGCTCGGGCGTATAGGAGTAAAGAATATCATTCCGGTCGAGGCTCAGTTTATGCCGGACGGCGATTTTCCCACGGTAAAATCGCCGAACCCCGAAAATCCGGAGAGCTTTGAACTGGCGCAGAGGCTTGCCGAAAGCGCACACGCCGATATCGTGATAGGCACGGACCCCGATTCGGACAGGATAGGCGTGCTTGCGCCGCGCGGGGGAGAGTATTGCCATTTGAACGGAAATCAGGTGGGCGTGCTGCTTTTGGATTATGTTATTAAGGGATTAAAAAGACAGGGCAAAATGCCTGCGCATCCTGCGGCGATAAAAACGATAGTAAGCTCCGAGCTGTTTAGACGCATTGCCGAAAAAAACGGAGTTAAGCTTTTTGAGGTGCTTACGGGCTTTAAGTTTATCGGCGAAAAGATACTCCAGTTCGATAATACGAAAGAATACGAATATATATTCGGCTATGAGGAAAGCTACGGCTATTTAAAGGGCACATACTGCCGCGACAAGGACGCCGTTGTATCTGCTATGCTCGTGTGCGAAGCGGCGGCGCATTACAAGATGCGCGGCATGACGCTTTGGGACGCGCTCGATAAAATATATGACGAATACGGCTGTTCTCTGGAAGGGATAATAAACGTGACAGATCCTGCATTCGTTACGCCTGCCCAGATGGGCGAGGTCATGGCGCGTATAAGGAAAAACACGCCCGAGAGTATCGGCGGATACAGGGTCTTTGCGGTGCGCGATTATAAAAAGGGCATTCGCCGCGATATGGCAACGGGAGAAGAGACGCGCCTTAAGCTTCCCAAGTCCGATGTGCTTTACTATGAGCTCTCCGACGACTCGCGGTTTATTATGCGCCCGTCCGGTACTGAGCCTAAGGTAAAAATATATTTCCTCGTAAACGGAAAGGACACGGATGAGTGCGAGGCGAAGATAGAGCGGTTCAAGGCTTACGCCCGTGAGATAATAAAGTAGGCTTTGAGATCCATTTTAATATGTTTTCTGCATTTAAATAAGGCGGACGCTTTTTTGCGCCCGCCTTAAAAGCATCATCTTATTCCGGCTCGTTTTCCATGTTGTGATAAACGTTCTGTACATCGTCGTTGTCGTCGAGCATCTCAAGGAGCTTTCGCATTGATTCTATGTCGTCTTCGCTTTCGACGGTGATGTAATTCTGGGGCACCATCTCTATCTCGGCATATTCCGTAGCGAAGCCCGCATCGGAAAGGCCTGCTCTCACCGCGTCGAAATCTTCGGGAGCCGTGAGTATCTCATAGGATCCATCCTCTGTCGAAAAGTCGAGCGCGCCCGCATCGAGCGCCGCCATCATAACGTCGTCTTCGCTGCCTGCATCGGCCGATACAACGATGACGCCGCGTTTATCGAACTGCCACGACACCGCTCCGGGAGCGGCAAGTCCTGCGCCGAATTTGTCAAAATAGTGGCGCATTTCGCCTGCAGTACGGTTTTTATTGTCTGTAAGCGTTTCCACGATTATGCCGACGCCGCTTTTGCCGTAGCCCTCATATGTCATCGATTCGTAATTGTTGGAATCCTTGCCCTCCTGCGCGCGCTTTAAGAGACGCTCTATATTGTCGTTAGGCACGTTGTTCTGCTTTGCCTTGGCGATAAGGTCTCTGAGCTTGGAGTTGGAGGCGGGATCTGCGCCGCCGTCTCGTATTACTATTATCATTTCTTTTGATATCTTAGTAAAAACCTTTGCTCGCTGGGCGTCCGTTTTGCCCTTTTTATGCATTATATTTTTCCATTTGGAGTGTCCAGACATTCATTTTCCCACCTTAATTTTATTCATAAAGTCATTTTAACATAGAAACATGTTTATTTTCAAGTGAAAAAGAGTCCTGATGCGAGAGAACGTGTATTTTCTGACATTTTCACGGCAGTCGGCGCGTGCAGGCGCAGCGTATTAGAATAAACTGCATACGGGCCTGCGTGCGCTTATGCGCGAAGATGCAGTTACATACGCTTTTTTTACCGTGTCGTAATACAGCCTGTCGAATGTAAAAAGACCGTATCCGTAGCTTTCGTCACGCCCGATGTCTCCCAGGTTTTCGGCATACATATGTAAAAGCAGCCTTATCTCCGAAGGCGTGAGCCTGCGCCCGTAGCGGACACGCGCTTTTGCCTGAAGCAGCG
Proteins encoded in this window:
- the spoIID gene encoding stage II sporulation protein D, yielding MKRILLFITFIWMVLLLLPPILCRITQDAPSRAENISGDERIIISLMHTDTGELEDISLRDYLTGVVMAEMPASFEDDALMAQAVAARSYTYNKYIENRAQPGIFPSHNGADVCTDPAHCKAYMTLSDARGKWGGEWEEKYYEKICDAVENTDKEILTYDAKPVNAVFHSASYGRTENSRDVWGGDLPYLKSVESPLGEAAEGQITRVVLSADEFKAQFCEAYPEAVFGDDASEWVNHVVRSEGGSVLSVSIGGVTLRGNEVRALFSLKSANFIVTVGENVCFEVYGSGHGVGMSQYGANALAKDGYDYRAILAHYYTDTQISQWE
- the thiW gene encoding energy coupling factor transporter S component ThiW yields the protein MSKTRKLAMSGILIAVGVVCAPFSIPIGAARCLPVQHMINVLAAVILGPGYAVGMAFITSLIRVATGTGTLLAFPGSMVGALCAGLMYKYGKKLGFAFVGEVVGTGILGAILAYPVATLLMGREAALLGFVVPFLVSTIGGSIIATIIILALEKTGLMKKLKS
- a CDS encoding M23 family metallopeptidase; this encodes MNDNRDNDGSSRKYGLHQAGFYAVLLVLVAAVCITALVLQQNERSKEALPDPSEVTLDAEGSLPGLPKAEEAVGLNEASRENEAALKHDDEKPGAEIRARSDENDRAENADKESIPTFGIITANQYSRPVAGALIWGYSKDELVYSNTFDDWRVHTGADYKASPGEAVRAIADGTVKSVYSDEMWGKCISVSHEGGLVSYYCGLAPEVGVKEGARVKAGDTLGAAGTSAAAEAAEEPHVHLEVTKDNKRIDPESLFAPLE
- a CDS encoding thiamine pyrophosphate-dependent dehydrogenase E1 component subunit alpha, whose product is MSFTNEQYIEIYEYLRYARAFGERIIYYIKAGKIAGAIHSPYGQEGVQAGLIMAAKYTPHKTAAVGTHRDQPANSKRMGLQNFINEMLCKQTGPCKGLAGEYHVMKLDVGFLPAQGILGGAWPWAVGYAWARRAQGNPEVVIAIYGDGATSEGVTYEAMNVAAIYKLPVVFFIENNGFAMQSSAEKEYPVEDLALRAQGCGMRGVTVDGIDPVAVAEALIEAIDLAAKGQPNVLEVKCTRFEGHFVGDPQGYRDPKYREKLADLDPVARYEKVIKEMGIIDDAGLQKIAKEQDDIMVAAFEEGFKQPDPTREQALAFSAVWSNKAGGAI
- a CDS encoding branched-chain amino acid aminotransferase, with amino-acid sequence MSLDIRIEKTKAPKPKPDPHSLGFGRLFSDHMFLMNYSSKEGWHDARIVPYGPLSLDPSSMVFHYAQEVFEGMKTYKTKDGKVLLFRPDKNISRMNRSLDRLCMPAVPEDDFLQALLELIKVEKDWIPEGDETSLYIRPFMIATDPFIGVKPSDTYLFAIILSPVGAYYPEGINPVKIYIETEYVRAVRGGLGFTKAGANYAASIKSQVKAHDLGYTQVLWLDGVERKYIDEVGTMNVFFKIDGKVVTPFLEGSVLPGVTRDSVINVLRDKGYTVEERRVSVQELTEAHKNGKLEEAFGTGTAAVISPVGEINYEGNKMVINDFKIGPVAQMLYNEITGIQTGKIADRFNWTVEVK
- a CDS encoding polysaccharide deacetylase family protein, with translation MNKKRHIALFALAVFALSCALSSGGAFAVMDISLGINDSLVDPPRGIRPVFAGNVCYVPIEVFTGNFALSYSYDGVSKTLSVSGGRHSLTFNMIQNIATDENYEVYYVTCYYENSTFMVPARVMCEVFGLRYSFLSSINTVRISLRAAALSDREFTEKYKAELLPKEPEALPQTQTDTSAAQSPPPAVEDEPKEDETPDVYLMFASPQHESLPVILDALDAAGARATFFLSEEYLKSDPESAARILASGNELGIDLSGEDVSDASALAAKAEDTAEVMALIYKACVNSVYLSAAQYDALSADAAAALNDAGFKIWRARVTAGLSLSSVTDRLKGTARTSVLLKDESLISGISGFVAEKDAAFITIKLTSRP
- a CDS encoding DUF975 family protein, with the protein product MMKVTRAEMKRNAKASLKGRWGLAIGVTVLFTAIILILSWIVQMPFKEELDLYTYYMLNGIEFEPDPAVMSGYYILTIIMDIVISPIVIGVMVVFMRISRGQEARVGDMFTPISRFLKIAGLFLLVFIKTFLWTLLFIIPGIIAAYRYSMAFYIMAENPDIGIVEAIERSKVMMKGNKWRLFVLQLSFIGWMLLAPFTFGILLLWLLPYMETTFMNFYNALILEQSARIDIGTPNAEGQSFGGGQNENRGYDETDRYDRDGDRGDKYSESEDADDKNDW
- a CDS encoding phospho-sugar mutase, which gives rise to MDHMKKYNTWLASVKDEAILKELRMMAKDDGEISQRFGRSLQFGTAGLRGIMGAGTSRMNIYTVGHATQAMARLIMSNGSEAMARGVCIAYDSRRHSEEFARHAACVLAANGVKTYIFESLRPTPELSFAVRYKNAIAGINITASHNPKEYNGYKAYWEDGAQMSLENSKKVSDIMEATDIFSDVRAVDFDTALGKGIIELLGRETDEAYLKCVLSEAVDITDVEKAELKVVYTPFHGAGYKLVPEVLGRIGVKNIIPVEAQFMPDGDFPTVKSPNPENPESFELAQRLAESAHADIVIGTDPDSDRIGVLAPRGGEYCHLNGNQVGVLLLDYVIKGLKRQGKMPAHPAAIKTIVSSELFRRIAEKNGVKLFEVLTGFKFIGEKILQFDNTKEYEYIFGYEESYGYLKGTYCRDKDAVVSAMLVCEAAAHYKMRGMTLWDALDKIYDEYGCSLEGIINVTDPAFVTPAQMGEVMARIRKNTPESIGGYRVFAVRDYKKGIRRDMATGEETRLKLPKSDVLYYELSDDSRFIMRPSGTEPKVKIYFLVNGKDTDECEAKIERFKAYAREIIK
- a CDS encoding YebC/PmpR family DNA-binding transcriptional regulator, whose product is MSGHSKWKNIMHKKGKTDAQRAKVFTKISKEMIIVIRDGGADPASNSKLRDLIAKAKQNNVPNDNIERLLKRAQEGKDSNNYESMTYEGYGKSGVGIIVETLTDNKNRTAGEMRHYFDKFGAGLAAPGAVSWQFDKRGVIVVSADAGSEDDVMMAALDAGALDFSTEDGSYEILTAPEDFDAVRAGLSDAGFATEYAEIEMVPQNYITVESEDDIESMRKLLEMLDDNDDVQNVYHNMENEPE